GATGTTCTCTTCATTAGCCCAGAAATGGCCTGAAGTAGAGAGGATTTGCCGGAACCAATTGCACCAGTAACAACAATGAATTCCCCTTTTGCTATTTCAAGATTAATATTATTTAGTCCAGGAAATGCAGGTTTAACCCCTTTCGTTAAAGTACTAGAAATTGAGTCACTGTCGCTCTTATAGTCAACTGTTATTTTTCCCTTGATTGTTTCCGTAGCACAATTATgatcttcatcttcaatgtTGTCTTTAGTTTTAGCTTCCTCTTCATAatctttctcttcatcCTCAAACGTATCCCATTCAAATGATGCATTATCGACCTTGATTGCGAATGTACTATCACTGAACTTTTCAACGCTGAACTCGTTTGGATTGGTATCTTTATGCTGCAGAAACTGGTTTATCTTTTTAACTGAAACCATCATATCCACAGTAGAATTTAGTGAGAAAGGGGCCAAAATAAATTGTAGCGATAAAACTTCAAACAATGAGAGAGATGAAAACACAGATGCGGCACTTTTGCCGTCAGTTATCTTAAAGGCTGTACAAAATGTAGCCATTGATGCCAAAACAGGCATCGCAAAAGCTAACGAAAACACAAAATTTCTTAGCAATTGTAGCCTCAAAATATATTTCATTTCGTTGTTCcttgcattttcaattctaTCCTGATAAGAGTTTTCCCAACTGTAGAACTTAAtcattttaaaatttttcaatagttcCTTAACCAAATTGACTCTTTTGTCGGTGAATACCATCGCCTTCTCCCTGTATAACATTAGACTTGATACAAGAAGTCCCAACACAAAAATGTTTGCAATGAATACCCCAATACCAACCAATGCCGAGACTCCAACATTCCAAATCAATAAGGCAATGCAGATAATAATAGGGAATATAGTAACAAACCCCACTGGTGCAAATCCGACAGCAAGGTCTATTCTATTCAAATCAGTAGAAATCATGCTTTGAATCTTACTTGCTGGAAAATAATGGTTGCCTCTGGCATCAACAGTCAACGATTTATCCAAGAGCAATCTTGTCAAAACAGCTTTTGCCTTTGCACCcgaaatttggaaattgtGAAATGCATGAGTTAACATTaaaacttgaaagaaaatcatcaaGCAAACGCCAATAGCATATCCTACACCCTGACCAGTATTTCCGACATTACTGAAAGTCTTGACCTGGACAAAGTTGATTAGTTTTTTCTGTAATAGTGGGGTCGTTGCAGAAGCACAATCACCCAAGATTTTCTGGAGAATTCCTCGGCTGTATTCCCATTTCATTGTCTTAAATAAACATAAAGGGATAATATAGATCGGAAGCTTGAACTCTCTTGGATCATCTGAgctttcttgaaattttttcCATGCACGTGCAATTTCCTCATCCAAGTAACCACGAAATATTTCATATAATGTCTCTGTACGTTGTCTGTCTTCAAGGTAGAAAAGATCATTCTCCGTTAATGTTCGCCTATACCCCACCTTCAAAATGGGATTTAACCACCAAAACATCATCCGTGATATCGGATTCGTATGATATTCCCCGTATGCCTTCCTCTCATCTTCACTTGGAATAGGTGGAACTTTTTTTGACATCAACGGAGTTAATAATCGTCTCTGTTTCAAGTATTTGGAGTCGGGTAGGTCCTCCATTGCAATGTTATCTGACTTCATGCTTCCGCTTCAAAATAAGTCAACTCAATCTTAGGATGTATGCAGAATAAGCGAGAGCTCGAAAAATAAGTTCGTTGAAACTCTGAAGACATCAAGGAAAGGCGGACATTGCCTTCATTTATAACGCTTGAAAAATCCCCTTAGAGAAGATTTGATAATGCAACATCACAATTAGTGCCGCGCGTGAGAATCCTTTTTTATCACTCCAACAAAGTTGTACATAGTATATATTGGTGTATTTGATGATTCCATAACATACCAacaatatattttttcctaCTTTGAAAACCTTTCTAGTAACAAGTTTGGTCTTTTTATAGGACATGTTTGGGTATCTTAACCAATGAAAGTTGTCTACTCCATGGGTGGTCTACATCCGATATGTAGATCCTTCGTTTCGGACTTTACTTCCTTTTAGAGTAATATAACAACAAACGGAAAATTGGCGTTTAGGCTCGACTTTTTCACGGAGATAAAATATAACCGACTTTTTTTGCGCCTCAACTAGAACGATAGGacgaaaacaaacaaaggGCGAGAAGCGTTTTCAGAAAAGGCGAATACAACTCTAGTCGAAATAGGGTATTTGGTGCCGTTGCATTCTGTTTCCCCTTTTATCCTCCTCTGAAATGTGAATCTACTGTTTAGACCTCCAGATTTGAATGGGTAAGCCCTTTTTCTTATCCCGTTGTGACGCTAAGCTTTATATTTTACACTACCGTTTATGCATGTAGGTGCTCGCTACTATAAGATTGACCACCTCACAAGTTAAAGATGGTAGGTTGTGTATTTGGTACAAGAGGGTATCCACTAACGAATTCAAATATGCATTCAAATGGAACTAGCgctttttgtttgttaGTTTGTTTTCGTTAAGGGTGTTTGGGTTTTTTGGACTTGTAGGGTGGCAGAAATATCGACATCTATTAGCACAACAGAGACCTTGTAGCTTTTTTAGTCTGTTCTCCTCTCTGTCGTTGGACTGTTGATCTATTCAACAGGGGAAGCTCATGAGTAAACACTAAAACTCATTGTACACAGTGGGACTCCTCGGAAGGATGAAGTTTTCCCTAGCAACGTTTATCCCGCCCTATTGAACAACAAGAAACTAATGGGCTCAAGAGTGACAGCACCAACCTCACAAGTTGAATTAGTTTCGGAAAATCTTTTATGTGGCCTCTTGCATAAAGCGCCTTGTATATACAGGTAGAAGGAGTCGATATCTTAGCTCGTATCCGTTGTACGGTAGATCATGCCAGAATGATGTCTACCTATAATCCGCATAATAACAAAACAATGGAAAGGAAGAAAGCGTATACAGCCTTCGTAGATAGGATCGGTTGCAGGTAGAAAACTAAACACTACAAAAATGCTGTGCACCCCCGTGGATCAGccttttgaatttgaactCTCCATTGCCATACCTCTCCAGCAATCCAACTCTTTGCAAACAATACcatacattgaaaaattctCATCCATTGTTTTCTTAAACCCAGAAATGAGGGTTGTGCACTACTCGTGTCGTTGCCAAAGTTTATTCTGAACAAAGCAGCCTTGGAGTGAATACCTTAAATGAGACATTGTCTCTATACTTCCCCATGAGCAAATTCTCTTGGCAAGATTGTTCTAGCAGCAACTCCAGTGTTTATTCAAATCCCAACACACAATCTGGTGTGTTACctctcttcaattcttgAACTCAAGCAGATATGCCTAATGGGTCATTATCCCCGTGCCCACTTTGCACTATTTGCAATCAATTATCCGAGATCCTCTGGATACATTTGACATGCAATTATATGCTGTGTCCgttaaagttgaaaaacaGTGCTTGCAGGAAACGACCACTCCCTCACCCATTTTTGGTTTGCGCAGATCCCTGCATCTTGcttcttttactttttcGGCCGAGCACGTCAAAAGACGATCTATTTTCTATGAAATACTGAATGGTGAGAGTTTAAACTCTAAATTTAATGCTAAATAttttagaaagaaaaaaaactaattATATGGTGCACGCAGAAATATACCGTCATATTTGTAAATAGgtggaaaaggaaatcaaagcAAAAGTGTAAAATTAAAGgaaattcttttttattttttcaaggtttAAATGTGCAAGATTGCAGAAATGAGAAGAGCAATGCTTATACCGACGCCATTGGCCGTGATTTGTCCTGCCAACCCGGAATATATGGAGCCTTCCGAAACTTCTGGAGTAGAAACGCTAGGTGACGCACTACTTGGAGCAGGGAAAGGGGGTTGTTGTTGGGTGAGTGTAGTTGCAGAATGTCCTGGAACGGGTGCTTCAGAGGATCCCTTCGTAGAGCTAGGATTACCCGTATCGCTTGGATGGGTTTCAGTCGATGGTGGGTttattggtgttgatgaagtttGTGAAGCTGACGGTGTAGCCGTCGTTGAAGGTGGTGCTGGTAAAACAGATGTTAATGGTGGTGCTGGTGTTCCCGCGGATCCAGATGTTTCTGGCGGTGTATTTGTAGTATCTGGATTATCCGGTGTACTTGTCGGAGTTGTCTCAGTTTGAGAATGTGCTTGTGGCTCTGTTCTGGTCACTTCAGGGGCAGCGGTGCCTGAGTTAGTTGGTTTAGTTGTATCATTTAGTTGAGACGACTCCGGACAGGTTGTCTCTGTCGAGGTGTCCGTGACCGTAACCTCACTGATATGACACTTGTTATCGGAACAACTTGTAACTGTAACTACTGCCGTCTCCGTCTCACTTGTTGTAATTGATGGCGTTGACTGTGGGACTGATGAGGTAACAGAAGGAGTATAGGTTGAGGTTGGCTCACTTGAATCAGACCCTGTACTACTTGTGGTTGTTGGTAAACAAGAATAAGGTGGtgtttcaacaacaaccaatgTACCATTAACATAGCCGCCTTCTAAGTTGGTGGTACCAATGAAAGTAGTGTAAGACACAGTAGTGTCACACCTTGAGCCTGCTTCAGTTGTAACATACACATTACATGTTGGTGGTGGAGTTGCAACAATCACTTCAACGCTGGTTACCATTCCCACACTCTGGGGAATAGTGTATGTGATTGTAGTAAATTCACAGAGACTATTTTCAGTTGTAGTGATGGTGGTGAAAGCGTTGCTTGGAGTGGTGGATATTACAGCTGAGCTTTGGGTGCACGTGTCAACTGGGGTAGAAACAATAATGTCGACTGACACAGTAGTTATGGAGTCAGTACCCACAAACGTAGTTGTGGTAGTTCCAGTGGATGCACTACAGTTCGTAGCATCAGtggttgttgaaaaagtagTAAACGATGTCAAGCATGAAACTGGCGGAGTGAAAATACTAGTTACAACTTCGACATTGCCGGTGCCAGAGATAACAGTCGTTGAGGAAATAACAACGGTTGAGATTGAACATTCTGAGTTTTCTGTTGTTACTGCTGTAGTAGTAAATAGGGTCTGAGTTTCACTTGTTAAACTGTTTGTAGGctcaattgatgaagaaagagCGCTTGGTATAACACTAGTAATTCCGCCTGTGGTACTGGTTAAAATACTAATGCTAGTAGTATCAGTCAGGCTAATACTGGAGCTAGATGTatctgaagatgaaattccTCCTGTTCTGTTAGGTAAAGTTGAAAGGAAGGATAAACTCGATGAACTAGCCAAAGCGCTTGGAACTATTGCAGGAGTTGTAGAAGTGGATGCAGAAGTTGATTGGCTGAATGGTTGTAGTGACGATAAAGTAGTTGTTAATTTTGTACTAGATAGTGTACTAGATGGCGTATTTGATGGTGTGCTAGATGGTACACTTGATGGTGCATTTGATGGTGTGCTGGATGGTACACTTGATGGTGCACTTGATGGTGCACTTGATGATGCACTTGATGGTGTGCTAGATGGTGCACTTGATGGTGTACTTGATGGTGCACTTGATGCTTTTGATGCACTTGATGGTGCACTTGATGCACTTGATGGTGCATTTGATGGTGTGCTAGATGGTACACTTGATGATGCATTTGATGGTGTGCTGGATGGTACACTTGATGGTGCACTTGAGGGTGCACTTGATGGTGCACTTGAGGGTGTGCTAGATGGTGCACTTGAGGGTGTGCTAGATGGTGTACTTGATGGTGTACTTGATGGTGTACTTGATGGTGTACTTGATGGTGTACTAGATGGTGTACTAGATGGTGTACTAGATGGTGTACTAGATGATGCCGAAATTAAAGTGTTGGATGTGAATCTGGAGCTTAAAGGAGTACTTGATACAATGGAAGGAGGATAAGTTGTTccaatatatataatttCGTTAGTTGTGGTAATTGGACTTCCGTCTTTTCCTGTAATTGTCACCTGTTCAAATCTTGTTGTATTGAATGTAGAACCCCAAGTAGTGGTAACTGTTGGAAATGGAGGCCTGACTATGTAAACATAGGTAGATGTTGTAACTTCACCAAGGCTGTTGGTTATTACTGAACCTGTTGAAATAGTCTGATAGCTAGTGCCTGTGATAAACGAATAAGATGTGGCATAATAAGGAATATAAAGAACCACTTCGTATCCAGTAGTCTTCCCCTGTGCAACAATCGCTTGTGTCACTGTAGACGTTGTGGACCCAGTGTAGAGAGAGTAAACAGATGTTGGAGATGGATACACGTTGATCATTTCCCAATCTGAAATTTCCGAATTGTAGTAGTATGAAGTAGTTGTAGCATACGAGCTTCCCCAGAAGCTATAAGTTGTCGGAAAAGTACCAACAATTTCCAACCAAGATGAATTTCCACTCGTTGTTGTTCTAGTTGTTGGTGTTGCACCGGTAATAAAATGAGTACCTCTTCCTGGATAATAGAAGTAAATTTGTGAATAACCATAGAGATTACCATCCGAGTCCGTGGAGGTAACAATTAAAGATGGTGGAGCCTGATATGGCTGGTTTGTACCAGTGTAAAAGACAGTTGTTGATCTGCTGACAATATACTCTTGGATATATGAGCTAGTAGTTGCAACACCATTGACTGTGGTAACTGTGTACGTTGTATAGGTTGCTCCGGATGCCCTAGCCCAAGTTGACCGttctttgaagatggaGGCAGGAGACATGAGTACCCAACTGGTACCTATTACTGTAGGGTAAGGGGACATTGTTGGGGCGTAATTGTCTGGATAAGTTATTACTGTTGATAATGGTGGTCCATAAACATATTTAACTGTTGTAGAAGCACCAGTAGAAACAGTGGTCGATAAAGTGTTAT
The Pichia kudriavzevii chromosome 2, complete sequence DNA segment above includes these coding regions:
- a CDS encoding uncharacterized protein (PKUD0B06140; similar to Saccharomyces cerevisiae YAR050W (FLO1)); translated protein: MILTKRSNFFITAPESGIYQFDIQNVDDGVMAFIGTSAYDCCTGNLTPGSTTPLIFSSKAFNSDDPTQVSSWVYLEAGSLYPFRVVYLNAISAGSMNFQVTTPSGSSGDVGNYLYQVSSSPNNCTPQVVSTTFVTSTSWVTSGSASKTVSYVTTDASGSSIVVEEIIYPSNIATTTIYHQGSYTDSHTYTTTGYISYQGGLVPGQIVSIDIPPYSTTLIPYYTQNTRYTITRLVGTSTVVQVFIQVPQTSYIAGDYNTLSTTVSTGASTTVKYVYGPPLSTVITYPDNYAPTMSPYPTVIGTSWVLMSPASIFKERSTWARASGATYTTYTVTTVNGVATTSSYIQEYIVSRSTTVFYTGTNQPYQAPPSLIVTSTDSDGNLYGYSQIYFYYPGRGTHFITGATPTTRTTTSGNSSWLEIVGTFPTTYSFWGSSYATTTSYYYNSEISDWEMINVYPSPTSVYSLYTGSTTSTVTQAIVAQGKTTGYEVVLYIPYYATSYSFITGTSYQTISTGSVITNSLGEVTTSTYVYIVRPPFPTVTTTWGSTFNTTRFEQVTITGKDGSPITTTNEIIYIGTTYPPSIVSSTPLSSRFTSNTLISASSSTPSSTPSSTPSSTPSSTPSSTPSSTPSSTPSSTPSSAPSSTPSSAPSSAPSSAPSSVPSSTPSNASSSVPSSTPSNAPSSASSAPSSASKASSAPSSTPSSAPSSTPSSASSSAPSSAPSSVPSSTPSNAPSSVPSSTPSNTPSSTLSSTKLTTTLSSLQPFSQSTSASTSTTPAIVPSALASSSSLSFLSTLPNRTGGISSSDTSSSSISLTDTTSISILTSTTGGITSVIPSALSSSIEPTNSLTSETQTLFTTTAVTTENSECSISTVVISSTTVISGTGNVEVVTSIFTPPVSCLTSFTTFSTTTDATNCSASTGTTTTTFVGTDSITTVSVDIIVSTPVDTCTQSSAVISTTPSNAFTTITTTENSLCEFTTITYTIPQSVGMVTSVEVIVATPPPTCNVYVTTEAGSRCDTTVSYTTFIGTTNLEGGYVNGTLVVVETPPYSCLPTTTSSTGSDSSEPTSTYTPSVTSSVPQSTPSITTSETETAVVTVTSCSDNKCHISEVTVTDTSTETTCPESSQLNDTTKPTNSGTAAPEVTRTEPQAHSQTETTPTSTPDNPDTTNTPPETSGSAGTPAPPLTSVLPAPPSTTATPSASQTSSTPINPPSTETHPSDTGNPSSTKGSSEAPVPGHSATTLTQQQPPFPAPSSASPSVSTPEVSEGSIYSGLAGQITANGVGISIALLISAILHI